A window of Sodalis praecaptivus genomic DNA:
CGCGATCGTCGAAAGTCCAGTCGCCCAGGCTGGCTATGGGCGCCGAGAAAAGGTCATCACGATGGGTCATGGCAAAAGGCGTCGTTATGCAAAACATCTATTCTATCAGAAAGCGGCGATAAAGCATGTATCCCGCGCGCCGCCGCGTGCCGTTCTTACTGCCAACTGAGCACCACATCCCAAGGCATGAACCAGAGATTAAGCAGCACCATCAGCATCAACGCGCAATAAGTGGCGCTCATGCCGGCTCGCCGCCAGCGGTATTCCCGCGTGCGCAGACCGTAATAGTGCATTAGCCGCCCGGCCATCAGCAGCAGCCCGCAGATGTGCAACGTCCAGTTGGGGGTCCCGTTCATTTCCAGCAACACCAGTAAAA
This region includes:
- a CDS encoding MAPEG family protein, with amino-acid sequence MVSALYVVLGALLLIKLSLDVVRLRTQYRVATGDGGFYELQTAIRVHGNAVEYIPIGLILLVLLEMNGTPNWTLHICGLLLMAGRLMHYYGLRTREYRWRRAGMSATYCALMLMVLLNLWFMPWDVVLSWQ